In the genome of Luteitalea pratensis, the window GCGTGAGTGCCTGCAATTGGGCGAGGCGCTGGCGCGCGAGGTACGCGGCCACGAGATCCGCGCGCGCGGCGGTCGTGCCGGCGACCGCAGTCGTCACCAGGGGGAGGACGCCCGTGAGGACCGTGGCGAGCAGGGCTGCGGCAATCACGGCCTCGAGCAGGGACGACCCGCGTGCGCAACGCCAAGGCACCATGCCCTTCGTCGTGGCAAACGATGGGCCACTCGCGATCGGTGCATATTGGCGCGGATTGCTGCGACTCGTGTCGAGTCGATCGCGATTTCGGAGAGGTCGACGCGGGTCGCGGATCGCAGCTTCTGCGAGGTGCCCGCCGACGTCGGGAAGGGGATGCGACTAGGAGACGCGCTCGACGTGCACCAGGTACAACACGCCGTCGACGTCGCCGTCCGAGTCGCGCAGCGGCACGGCGATCACGGGCACGGCTGCGCCCGGCGCTCCGGGGCCAACCAGCGAGGCATCACGACGTGCGTCGGCACGCAGGCAGTCCTGCGCCACGGCCCGGAGCGACTCAGTGCCATCGAGGGTCCAGAGCACTTGCCCCTCCACCGATTCCCGCAGTCCGAGCCATCGCAGCGCCTCACCGTTGGCGACGCGCAGATTGCCGTCGCGGCCGAGGACGAAGAGCCCGTGCGGCAGGCTCTCGACCACCTGGTGCAGGAACCCGTCGAGGGCCTCGAAGCGCGCCTGTTGTGCGAGCTCCTGGCCACGCATGCGTGTGAGGGCGTCGGTCATGGCCGACGCCAGGCCCGCCTCGCTGGTGCGGCCGCGGAAGCGAGCCGCCTCGAGGTGCGCCTGACGACGGGAGGCGCGGCGCAGCGCGTACGCCAACAAGGCGCTGAAGAACACCAGCGGGGCGACGAGCCACAAGTAGGTCACGATCGGCATCAGCGGTAGAACCCAAGATACCAGTCCAGGACCGGTTGTCCCACGAGGGACGCCGCCAGCGCGGCCGGGGCCAGGAATGCGCCGAACGGGAGCGCGGTGGTCCTGGCGTCCGCCTTGAAGGCCAGCAGGATGGCACCGATGAGTCCGCCGGCGATGGAGGAGCCTACCAGCGTCAGCAGCATGAGCGGCCAGCCGAGCACGGCGCCAATCATGGCCAGCATCTTCACGTCGCCCATGCCCATGCCTTCGACGCCGCGAAGGCGCTCGTAGGCCTCGCCAGTGGCCCAGAGGACGCCGCCGCCGAGCAGCACGCCGATGAGCGCGGACTGGAAACCCGGCGGGAACACGAGCGCCGATGCGATCAGCCCGGCCACGGTGCCGCCGACGGTGACCTCGTTGGGCAGGATCCGGCAGTCGAGGTCGGTGAAGAAGAGCACGAGCAGTGCGGAGGCGAATGCCAGGCGCACGAACAGCAGCGGCTCCCAGGGGAACAGCAGGCCGTGCGCGGCCCACAACCCGGCGTTGAGCAGTTCGACGAGGGGATACCGCCAGTGGATGCGCTCGCGGCAGAAGCCGCAGCGGCCGCCGAGGGCGATCCAGCTCACCACCGGGACGTTGTGGTACCACCGCAGCGGGCGTTGGCAGGATGGGCAATGGGAGGCCGGGAATGCGACCGACAGGTCGCGCGGCAGCCGGTAGATGCAGACGTTGAGGAAGCTGCCCACCAGCAGCCCCAGTACGCCGAGCAGCACGGCCGCGGCCACTGGCGTCACTGGATGGCCTTTCGCGCGGCCGACAAGCCCCTCGGCTCCGCCGGGAGTGGCCACAGCGGCGACTGCCGACCCACGTCGACGCGTCCGGAGTTCATGTCAATCGCGTAAGGGACGCCTGTCGGATCGATGGGAATGGTCGTCAGGATGCCAGCCTGCAGCAATTGCACCCACGACCAGGGCGCCGTGAGACCGCCCAGGCGCGCGCGGGCGAGGAGCGCCTGCAGCTGATCGACCTGATCGAGCGCGTCGAGCTGGACCAGGCGGCGCTGCGCATCGCGGCGCAGGAAGTCGTTGTCGGGCGTCTGTGCGAGCGCGCGCCACAGCAGCCGCGACGTCTTCCGGTCACCGCCCTCGGCCAGCGTCACGGCCGCGAGCGACTGCATCCACCACGGCGAGCCCGGTACCGCGGCGCCCTTCGAGAAGGCGGCGGCGGCCTTCGTATAGTCGCCGGTCCACCAATAGTGCACGAAGCCGATGTCCTGGAAGTACTGCCATTGATCGGGAGTCGCGGCGACGCCCTTCTCGAGCAGGCGGACGGCGAGATCGGGTCGGCCCGGACCACCCGGTGGCGCTTCGGACAGGAAGATTGCGCCAAAACGGTACGCGACGACGAAACGCGGATCCAGCGCTGTCGCGAGATCGAGGAACGGGTACAGGTTCTCGAACGTGCGTGGCCCGGCGGTCCTGAGCCGGGTGGCGCCGAAATCCTGCAAGGCGCGCATCCAGTACAGGTCGGCGGCGAGCATGTCGAACGACAGCGCCACGCGCTTGGCCACGGCCGGGGTCTGCAGGTACAGGACGGCCGGCAGTTCACGCTCGGGACGCAGCCGGATCGTCATCGTCTGCAGCGGCATCGCCGAGGCCAGCAGGACCGAGGCGCCGATCAGCCAGGGAAGGCGTCGCGTCACTTGAAGTCCCGTCGCTGGAAGATCGCGACTGCGATCGACAACATGGCGGCGCTGTACACGATGCCGTAGCCGACCGATGCCAGGACCTGCGCTGCCGGGACCGGCATGCCATGCACCACTTCCGCCTTGATGTCGAACAGCGCGAGGTTCGGCAGCACCCACGAGACCAGCCATGCCCCCCATGCCGTCGCGCCTGACGCGCCGACCTGCTCGATCGCCCGAAGGTCCCCCACGAAGTGGCCAGCCACCCAGATGGCGGACGTGAACGTGGCCGACAGCAACGCCGACGAGTAGGTCGAGAACAACAACGCGATGGCCGTAACGACCGCGAGTTCGACGTAGATGAGCGCGAGGGCAGCGAGCAGCCGCGGATCGAGGGCCGGGGCGGTCCAGATCGCCTGCACGCCAGGCGGGGTCAGGGCGCCATAGACGGCCAGGACCGCGAACAGCGCGACGGCCATCACGACGATGTTCACGCCGAGCGTGAGCAACAACCCGACGTACTTCCCGAGGAGGAAGGTGGGCCGACTCACCGGCTTGGAGAGCGTCGCATGCACGCTGCGGCGCTCCACCTCGCGCGCCACGAGCTGGATGCCGATGAACACCGCGATGCCGACCCCGAACAGCAACGACGCGGCGAGCCCGAGGTCCTTGATGATCTTGACGTCCTGCCCGGCCGCCAGTTGCCCGATTACCAGCGAGGCGCCGACCAGCAGCACGGCAAACAGCAGCAGGTTGTAGAAGACGCGATCCCGCACGGCCTCGCGAAACGTGTTCAGCGCCACCGCGCGCACCAGGCCCATATCAGGCCACCTCCGCGCCGGGCACGTCGCGGCGCTTGCCCTCGACGTGCTTGAGGAAGACGTCCTCGAGGGTCTCGCGTACCGGCTGCAGCGACAGGACGCGGGCGCCGGCAGCGCTTGCCAGTTGCAGCAAGGGCTCGGGCGCCTGGGCTCCGGGGATATGCGCCTGGATTCTACCCGCCGCGAGCACTGTCAGGGTCGCGCCCGCCTCGCGGAGCCGCGCCTCGAGGGCAGGACTGGTGCCGTCGAGCAGCATCTCCCATGCCCGCACGGAGAACTCCACGAGTTCGGTCATGCTACCGAGGGCCTGCAGACGACCGGCGGCAAGAATCGCGACGCGGCTGCACAGGGTCTCGGCGTCCGACAGGATGTGGCTGCTGAAGACGACGGTCTTGCCCTCGTCGCGCAGCGACAGGATCAGCGCACGCACGTCGCGTCGACCGATCGGATCGAGGCCCGACATCGGCTCGTCCAGGATCACCAGGTCAGGGTCCTGGACGAGCGCCTGCGCCACGCCGAGGCGCTGCACCATCCCTTTCGAATAGCGGCGGACCGCCATCCGCCGTTCGGCGCCGAGCCCCACGCGGTCGAGCAGGATGGTGCCGCGGGCACGGGCGTCTGCCGGACGCAGTCCACAGAGTTGCCCGAAGTACGCCAGCAGTTCTTCACCGGTCAGGTAGTCGTACAAGACCGGATTCTCGGGAAGGAATCCGACACGGCGGCGGGACGCGACGTTGGCGACCGGCAGCCCGAACAGGTGTGCCGTGCCGGAGGTCGGCGCGACGAGCCCCATCAGGATCTTGAGTGTCGTGCTCTTGCCGGCGCCGTTCGGGCCGAGACAGCCGAAGACCTCGCCCGGCGAGACCGTGAGGCTCAGCCCGTCCAGGGCACGATACGGGCGCGGCCGCCAGAAACCGACCGGGTAGTCCTTCGTGAGGCGATCGACGGCGATGACCGGTTCAGGCATGTCGTGCGAGCAGGTGCCGACCACACGAGGGCAGGCGCCTGCTGTATCGGCCGCCGGTGCGCGTTACTTGACTGCGGGCGCGGCGGCCTTGCCGATTTCGTACTCGAGGATGTAGTCGAGGACCTTCGGATTGATGCCCCCGGGAATGCGCACCCCGTTGATGAAGAACGTCGGTGTCGACTGCACGCCCAGGCTGGCGCCGAGGGCCGTGTCGCTCTTGATGGCAGGCAGGACGGCCGCGTAGCGGGCGTCGAAATCCTTGATGCCCGCAACCTCCTCTAAGCCTTCCTTGACCTTGTCCGGCGACAACGAGGCCTGGTTGGCGAACAGCCAGTGCTCGAACTCATTCGACTTGCCGACGCTGCGTGCCATGCGGACACCGGCGGCGGCCTCGCAGGCAGCCCCGTGCTGGCCTGTTGGCGCGCTCGCGTTGCATTCACTCTCGAGCGGGAAATCACGCGTGAGGTGCTTGACCTTTCCGGGGGCCTGCCGCTCCCACTTCTGCCAGATCGGTTCGTACAGCTCGAAGGTCTGGCGGCACGGCGGGCACTGGTAGTCGTTGAACTTCACGACCACGACCGACGCGCCCTCGGCATCGGCCGGCACGATCATGCGTGGCTGCTGATCGAACGAGAGGCGCAACTGCGCCTTCTGGTCGTCGGTCAGGGGCGGCTCGGCAGCGGCCTGCGCGACCGCCGCGGCGGCGCGCGCGGCTGGCGTCTCGGCAGCGGCCTCGGGATCCTTCGGGAAGAACGCGGCGGACGCGGCCGTGGCCCCGATGACGACGGCGACGGCGGCAATGGCCAGCGGATTGGCCACGAGGCGACGCAGGTCGCGGGACAGGCGGTCGGGGACGTCGATCATGGGGGTGGAGGCTGCGGCTCCGGCGATGAAGAACAGGCCGACGACAGCCGCGTAGGTCGCCAGGCACAGCAGGCACAGGGTGCCGAGGACGAAGATGGTGGCCCACGCGAGATAGAGCACGAAACCGAGCCCACCGAGGGCCGCTACCAGCAGGTAACTCGCGAGCGCGTCGAGACGACGCCCGAGGGACAGCAGCGCGAGCAACGCGGCGAAGTAGCCGGCGCCGAGAACCGACACGGGCACGCCCAAGAGCCGCCCGTACTGGCTCTGATACGCCTGCGTGCAACTGAAGGTGGCGTTGACGTCACAGAAGCTTTCGTAGCCCGGCGTGGTGGCCAACTGGTAGTGCACGAAGGCCGCGGCACCGGAGGCCGCCAACCCGATCAGGACACAAACGAGAGCTGCAGTATAGGCGCGCGAAGACATGTGATCAGATGAATCCTAGCATGCCATCACACGAGCTTCGGGTCGCCACGACGGGCCGGACCGGGCCGTATCGCAGCATGCCCCTGGGGATCAATTGATGGGCGAGATCGTCGCGCCTGCGACAAACGGCTCGGGCGGCGCGACGCCGTTGGTGTCCTGCCAGATCGTGCCGACGTGATTGGTGGCAAACGCGCGGCGGCCTGTGTTGCCAGCGAGTGGTTGCGCGCGGAAGTAGAAGCCCGTACGTGTGGGCTGCCCGGTGCAGTCGGCGCCGGCAGCCTTGGATCCCAGTGCGCCCACCAGTTGAAAGGAGAACCCGCTCTTCGGTGTGATGTCCAGGTCCGGCGACGCAAACCGCTCGGTGACCAGCATCGTGAGCGACGTTGTGTAGGCGCCGTTGCCGCAGACGTTGGAGAACGTCGATTGCGCGCTGACCAACGTCCGGAGGGTCTGCACCGCCGAGGCCTCGTTGGCCGAGGATTTCGCGGCGATCAGCATGGGCGCCGCAATCGCCGAGAGGATGCCGATCAACGCGACGACGATCAGCAGTTCGATGAGGGTAAACCCCCGGACGGAGAGCATGGATGTGCGCGCACCAAGTGGCTTGGTCATGACGACCTGATCCATTGCAACATGCGGGCCATGGTTGAGCCAGTGCGCCGCGGCGCTTGCACCGTGATGTCGGGCCGCCAGGGGTGCCGCCGCGGGGCCGGTGCGCGTCGAGAGGCGTGGGTCACTTCGCCACCTGACGCACGAAGCCGTTGAACCAGGCGACTTTTCCGGTGCATACACGCCAAAAGGCCGGCGCAAGGCCGGCCTTTCGGTTCCATCGAGTTGGTCTGGCAGTCGGTGACTACTCGACCGGGGTGATGTTGGGCACTGCCACCGCGAGCGGCTCCGGCAGGATGCCGCCCGTGATGTCCTGGAACACCGTGCCGCGTTCGTCGGTTGCAAACGAGCGCGACCCAGTCGACCCGAGCTGCTGCGGCACTGCGAGGGCGTAGTAGCCGGACCGCGCAGCCGCGGCCGAGGCGTTGCACGTTGCGGCCGCCGCCGTCACGTCGACGGTGGCCGTGGCCGCCGCCTGCACGCCGACGTCGTAGCCACTCTTGCCCGCGCTGTTGGCGAGGGCGCCCACGCCGCCGGCCGACGGGTTGTTGATCGGGTCGAGGTCGGGGCTGATGAAGGCGGCCGTGCTGGTGCCCGCGGTTGCCGGCAGGAGCAGGTCGTTCAGGCTCTGGGCGAAGCCGCCCGCGGCGCAGCTGGCCGCGTAGGTGGCCTGGCCGCTGTTGATCGCGCGCATCGACCCGATGGCGGACGCCTCGTTGCCCGACATACGGGCGCGGAGCAGGCCCGGGATGGCGATGGCGGCGATGATCCCGATGATGGCGACGACGATGAGCAGTTCGATGAGCGTGAAGCCCTTGGCGTTGCGAATTTTCATGGTGTCCAGTCTCCTCTGAGCGTCCTGTTTGTGGCCCGTGCATGGAGGGCGCTCCCCAGCGTCCCCCGTAACCTTCATGCCCACTGATAAAGCAAGCACGGTGCCACCCGAACTCTGGGCGCCCGATCGGCCAGGACCGCCGGAAAAACCGAGATTTTGACGTCGCCGGCGGTCGGACGGCCGTCAGGCCTGCTCACAGGATCGAGAACGCGGTGACGATTCCTGTCACCAGCGACAACTGACGTTACCTCGAAGCGCCGGAAGTTGTCACAAGGACGGAGGAGGAGGAGCGAGGACGGAGGAAGGAGGACGGAGGAGGGAGGTAGGAGAGAGGACCGAGGTCGAGGAGCAAGCACGGAAGGGGGAGGCAGGAGAGAGAGGACCGAGGAGCGAGGAAGGAGGTAGGAGAGAGGAACGAGGTCGAGGAGGGAGGACAGAGGATAGGAAGAGGACGGAGCTCCGAGGGAGAACCGGCGGAAGGACCTCAGTCCTCGCCCCTCCGTCCTTCCTCCGTCCTCCGTCCTCTTCTCCTCTGTCCTTTCTAGAGGTTGTACTTCTTCGCGTAGTAGCGGAAGCTGCGGAAGCTCATGCCGAGGAGGTCGGCGGCGCGCATCTTCACGCCGTCGGTCCGGCGGAGGGCTTCGGCGAGGTACTCGCGCTCGATGTCCTGGACGTGGCGCTCGAGATCGAAGCCTTCGTCTGGAAAGAGCGGCGCCGGCAGGCTCGGGCTGGTGCTCCCGCAGGGTAGCGTCGACGCGGCGCTGCCGGCCGTTGGCGCGACCACCAGCAGGTGGTCCGGCAGGCTGGCGAGCTTGACGGCGGCCGTGGTCTCGAGGGCGACAGCGCGCTCGAGCACGTTCTCGAGCTCACGGATGTTGCCGGGCCACGCATGGCGCATGAGGGCGTCGAGCGCCTCGGCCGACAGATCCGCACCGGGCCGGCGCATCTCGCGCGCGAACCGCTGCACGAAATGCCGTGCCAGCAGCGGGATGTCGTCGCGTCGTTCGCGCAGCGCCGGCAGGGCCACAGGGATGACGTTGACCCGGTAGTACAGGTCCTCGCGGAAGGTGCCGTCGGCGACCATCCTCACGAGATCGCGATTGGTTGCGGCGATGATGCGGATGTCGGCCGCGAGTTCCTCGTTGCCGCCGACCCGCCGGTAACGACGCTCCTGCAGCACGCGCAGCAGCTTCACCTGCATGAGCGGGCTCATCTCGCCGAGTTCGTCGAGGAAGATCGTCCCCTTCTCGGCCTGCTCGATCAGCCCGCGCTTGGTGTGCAGCGCACCGGTGAAGGCGCCCCTCTCGTGGCCGAACAGCTCGGACTCGAGCAGCGTCTCGGTCAGCGCGCCGCAGTTGAGGGCAACAAACGGGCGCTCGGTCCGCGGCGACAACCGATGGATGGCGCGCGCCGCCATCTCCTTGCCGGTCCCCGACTCACCGGTGATGAGGACGGTGCTCGACGTGCCGGCGATGGCTTCGATCAGCGCGAACACGCGCTGCATTGCGGGACCGCGGCCGATCATCGAGTCGCTCGCATGCGGCCGCCCGTCATCGGCCGACGCCGGCGCCTCGTCGGCCGTGGCGCCCCGTTCCCGCAACTGGCGGCGCTCCAGGGCCTGCGCCACGACGCACTTCATCTCGTCGATGTCGAACGGCTTGCTGATGTAGTCGACCGCCCCCGTGCGCAAGGCCTCGATCGCGGTCTGCGTCGACGAGAACGCCGTCATGAGAATGCCCGGCAACTCGGGCTGCAGGGCCTTGGCCTCGCGCAGCACGTCGATGCCGCTGCAGTCCGGCATGCGGATGTCCGAGATGAGCAGGTCGAAGGCGCGCTGACGCAGGGAGGCCAGCGCCTGCGACCCGTTTTCGGCAGCGACCACCTCGTGGCCGTCGCGCGTCAGCATGATCGCGAGGAACTCGCGCATCGAGCGCTCGTCGTCCACGACAAGGATGCGTGACGGCGCGCCTGTCAGAACCTGCGGCACCGACATGGGTTCAGGCGCTCCGGAGGATCGAATGGACTTGCGCGCGAGCCGGCTGCGCCGGCAACGAGACGATGACCTCGGTGCCCGCCCCCGGCGTCGACTGCACCGAGACGCGGCCGCCGTGATCGGTCACGATCCGCCGGACGATCGCGAGGCCGAGGCCACTGCCCTGCCTGAACCCGCTCTGGAAGGGCTGGAACATGCGCTCGATGTCGGCCGCTGCCATCCCCACTCCCTCGTCGCGCACCGAGAACCGCACCGAGGCGCCAGCCGTTTCGACCACGGCCTGCACGCCGAGGTGCAGCACGCCGCCCTCCGGCATGGCCTTGAGGCCGTTGCTCGCCAGGTTCCAGAGCACCTGCCGCACCTGCGCCTCGTCGACGTCGTGGTGGACCGCTTCGGCCGCGTCGACGCGGACCGTGATCGACGGCGTGGTGTCCTCGGCCTGCTGCTGCAGCAACGCGCCGATTTCCCGGACGAGGCGCGCCACGTCCACGCGCGAGCGGCTCACGCGCTGCGGGCCGGCGTACGACAGGAAGTTCTTGATGATGTCGTTCAGGCGCTGCGACTCGCGTAGCACGATGTCGAGCAGCCTCGCCTGATCGTCGCGCAGGCTCAGTTCACGTCGCAGCAACTGGATGGATCCGCTCATCGACGCCAACGGGTTGCGGATCTCGTGGGCGATGCCCGCGGCCATCTCACCGACCGCGGCGAGACGCTCCTGCCGCTGCCGTTCCGACTCCCGCTGGTTGATCAGCGTCAGGTCCTGGAAGGTCACGAGCTGGCCAGCCCGGGCACCGCCACCAGCAAGCAGCGGCGCGACGGTCGCACCGAGTTCGATGACGTTGCCGTCGATGCGCGTGAAGGTGCATTCCTGGCGAACCGGCAGGCCGGTGTCCGCGATCGCCGTCGGCAGCGGCAGCACCCGATCCATCGGCTGCCCCAGCACATCGTCGGCACGACGGCCGGTGATGGTTTCGGCGGTGCGGTTGAAGAGGACGACGACGCCCTGCGCGTCGGTCACGATGAGACCGCCGGCCATGCTGTCGATGACGCGCTGGCTGAGGGTGGTCAGGTCCGCGAGGCTGGTGGTGGCGCGCTGCAGGTCCGCACCGGTGCGCGTCAGCGATTCAGAGAGATGCCCCACGAGCAACGCCGTCGCGATGCCGCCGCCGACGTTGGCGACGATGGTGTACGCCGCGAGCGGCACGGGCGGCAACAGGCCCTGCTGCAGCGGCACGCGCAGCGACGCGGGAGCCGGCAACCAGCCATACTGCACGGCCGCCAACAGGACCACGCCGGTGCCGACGGCAGAGGCCGCGCGCAATCCGCCGGCGCGGCCGCCAAGGACACTCGCGGCAAGCACTGGCAGGAGCATCAATGGGCTGTAGGCACTCAGCAGGCCGCCAGTGCTCCAGACGACCGCCAGCACGATCAGCGCATCCGCCCAGAACTGCGCGGCGAGACCGCGCGGCGAGATCCGCTCGCCGACGAGCAGGCCGACACCGCTGTTTGCCAGCGGCACGACGGGCAGCAGGCCGAGCCAGACGGCTTGCGACAGCCGACCCTGCCCGGCGGTGAACGCGGCCAGCGGCGCCAGCAGCGCGACCGCGACCAGTGCGCGCAGGCCTGCCAGCCACATCAGGGCCGTCCACCGTGGCCGCGACGGCCACGGTGCGGAACCCGACAGGGGGAAGATCGCCGACGTCGGCGTCGCCATCGCTAGGTGAGCTTCGAGATGAGGTCGAAGATCGGCAGGTACATCGAGATGACGATGCCGCCGACGATGACGCCGAGGAACGAGATCATGATCGGTTCGAGCAGCGTCAGCAGGCCGGCGACGGCGGTGTCGACTTCGTCCTCGTAGAAGTCCGCGATCTTGGCCAGCATCATGTCGAGGGCGCCGGTCGCCTCACCGACGCCGATCATCTGCGTGACCATCGGCGGGAACACCTTGGTGTCCTGCAGCGGCTTGGAGACCGTCTCGCCGCGCTCGATGCTGGAGCGCGTCTCCATGATCGCGTCCTCGATGATGGCGTTGCCGGCGGTGCGGGCGGTGATTTCGAGGCCGTCGAGCAGTGGCACGCCGGAACTGATCAGGGTCGAGAGCGTGCGGCAAAACCGGGCGACGGCGACCTTGCGCAGGATCATGCCGAGAATCGGGGACTTGAGAAGCAGGCTGTCGATGACGTGCCGGCCCTGGTTGGTGCGGTAGTACGTGCGGATGGCGAAGGCGATGGCGCCGAGGCCCATGATCAGCAGCGGTCCGTACGTGACCAGGCCGTTGCTCATGGCGATCACGATGCGCGTCGGCAGCGGCAACTGCGCGCCGAGGCCGGCAAACATCTGCGCGAACGTCGGGATCACCTTCCACAGGATGACCGCGACGACGATGGCAGCGATGACGATCACCGCGACCGGGTAGATCATCGCCGACTTGACCTGGCCGATGAGCTTGACGTTCTTCTCGATGTAGGTCGCGAGGCGCTTCAGGATGGTGTCGAGGATGCCGCCCGCCTCACCAGCCTGGACCATGTTCGTGAACAGCGCGTCGAACGTACGCGGATGCTTGCGCATCGCCTCGGCCAGCGACATGCCGCTTTCGACGTCCTCGCGCACCTTGAGGATGGTCGCCGCGAACTTCTTGTGCGGCTCCTGGCGCCCGAGGATGTCGAGACACTGGACCAGCGGCAGGCCGGCGTCGATCATGACGCTGAACTGTCGCGTGAAGATCGCCAGGCTCTTGGCCGGTACCTTGCCCCCGGCGGTAGCCACCCGGCGGCGTGCCTTCACGGGGTCGATCCGCGTGATCAGGATCTGCTCGCGCCGCAGCGAGGCGACGGCCGCCGCGAGCGAGTCCGCGTGCCGCTCGCCGTTGACGTTTTCGCCCGTGTGTGTCCGTCCCGAGAATGCGAATGCCTGCATCAGTTCACCCTTCACAAACGGCCGTCGGCATCGGGCCATCGGCCTTCCAATCCGCTGGTAGGGGGCGGTTCCCCGGCGTGTCCCACCGCAGGCCTGGCGGAGGTGGCGCCGCCCGCCCATGGCTTTTGCAGTCCTGCGGTCCTGCAGTCCATGTCTCTGCGTCCCTGCGTCCCTGCGTCCTGTGGCCCTGTGTTCCTGTGTTCCTGTGACTATCGCCTCGCCGGCACGCCCGTCATCACCGGGCGATTCAGGCCCGCACCCGGCACGACGCCGCTGCCGCGGTGGATCATCTCCTGCAGTTCGTCCTTCATCGACGATGCCGACATCGCCGTCTCGAGGGTGATCTGCCGCGACATGTACAGCGAGGCGAGCGACTGGTTCATCGTCTGCATGCCGAGCTTCTCCTGGCCGGCCTGCATCATCGAGTAAATCTGGTGCACCTTGTCGTCGCGAATCAGGTTGCGGATCGCCGGCGTCGGCACCAGCACCTCGAGCGACACGACACGCCCCGCGCCGTTGGACTTGCGCAGCAGTGACTGGCACACGATGCCTTCGAGCACGAGGCTCAACTGAGTGCGGATCTGCGACTGCTGGTGTGCCGGAAAGACGTCGATGATGCGGTTGATCGTCTGCGCCGCGGAGTTGGTGTGCAGCGTTGCGAACGTGAGGTGGCCGGTCTCGGCTATGCGCAGGGCCGACTCGATCGTCTCGAGGTCGCGCATTTCGCCGATCAGCACGACGTCGGGGTCCTCACGCAGCGCCGCGCGCAGGGCCAGCGCGAAGCCCTGCGTGTCGCTGTGCACCTCGCGCTGGTTGACGATGCAGCCCTTGTGCTGGTGGATGTACTCGATCGGATCCTCGATGGTGAGGATGTGCTCGTGCCGCTCGTTGTTGATCTTGTCGATCATCGCGGCCAGCGTCGTCGACTTGCCGCTGCCGGTCGGACCGGTGACGAGGACGAGGCCGCGCGGCCGCTCGGAGAGCTTGGCGAGAATCGGCGGCAGGTTCAGCTCCTGGAACCCGCGCACCTTCTCGGGAATCAGGCGGTAAACCGAGGCGACGGCGCCGCGCTGATTGAAGATGTTGCAGCGGAAGCGGCCGACGCCGCGGATGCCGAACGAGAAGTCGAGTTCCTGCGTTTCCTCGAACCGCTTCTTCTGGGCGTCCGTGCAGACGCTGTAGGCCAGCTGCTTGGTTTCGGGCGCGGTCAGCGGCGCCAGCTTGAGCGGCACCAGCTTGCCGTGCACGCGCACGGTCGGCGGCGCACTCGTGGTGAGGTGGAGGTCGGATCCATCGAGTTCCACCGTCGTCTTCAGCAGTTCGGGCAGTGTCGCCATGAT includes:
- a CDS encoding two-component system sensor histidine kinase NtrB, coding for MATPTSAIFPLSGSAPWPSRPRWTALMWLAGLRALVAVALLAPLAAFTAGQGRLSQAVWLGLLPVVPLANSGVGLLVGERISPRGLAAQFWADALIVLAVVWSTGGLLSAYSPLMLLPVLAASVLGGRAGGLRAASAVGTGVVLLAAVQYGWLPAPASLRVPLQQGLLPPVPLAAYTIVANVGGGIATALLVGHLSESLTRTGADLQRATTSLADLTTLSQRVIDSMAGGLIVTDAQGVVVLFNRTAETITGRRADDVLGQPMDRVLPLPTAIADTGLPVRQECTFTRIDGNVIELGATVAPLLAGGGARAGQLVTFQDLTLINQRESERQRQERLAAVGEMAAGIAHEIRNPLASMSGSIQLLRRELSLRDDQARLLDIVLRESQRLNDIIKNFLSYAGPQRVSRSRVDVARLVREIGALLQQQAEDTTPSITVRVDAAEAVHHDVDEAQVRQVLWNLASNGLKAMPEGGVLHLGVQAVVETAGASVRFSVRDEGVGMAAADIERMFQPFQSGFRQGSGLGLAIVRRIVTDHGGRVSVQSTPGAGTEVIVSLPAQPARAQVHSILRSA
- a CDS encoding type II secretion system F family protein; translation: MQAFAFSGRTHTGENVNGERHADSLAAAVASLRREQILITRIDPVKARRRVATAGGKVPAKSLAIFTRQFSVMIDAGLPLVQCLDILGRQEPHKKFAATILKVREDVESGMSLAEAMRKHPRTFDALFTNMVQAGEAGGILDTILKRLATYIEKNVKLIGQVKSAMIYPVAVIVIAAIVVAVILWKVIPTFAQMFAGLGAQLPLPTRIVIAMSNGLVTYGPLLIMGLGAIAFAIRTYYRTNQGRHVIDSLLLKSPILGMILRKVAVARFCRTLSTLISSGVPLLDGLEITARTAGNAIIEDAIMETRSSIERGETVSKPLQDTKVFPPMVTQMIGVGEATGALDMMLAKIADFYEDEVDTAVAGLLTLLEPIMISFLGVIVGGIVISMYLPIFDLISKLT
- a CDS encoding type IV pilus twitching motility protein PilT; its protein translation is MATLPELLKTTVELDGSDLHLTTSAPPTVRVHGKLVPLKLAPLTAPETKQLAYSVCTDAQKKRFEETQELDFSFGIRGVGRFRCNIFNQRGAVASVYRLIPEKVRGFQELNLPPILAKLSERPRGLVLVTGPTGSGKSTTLAAMIDKINNERHEHILTIEDPIEYIHQHKGCIVNQREVHSDTQGFALALRAALREDPDVVLIGEMRDLETIESALRIAETGHLTFATLHTNSAAQTINRIIDVFPAHQQSQIRTQLSLVLEGIVCQSLLRKSNGAGRVVSLEVLVPTPAIRNLIRDDKVHQIYSMMQAGQEKLGMQTMNQSLASLYMSRQITLETAMSASSMKDELQEMIHRGSGVVPGAGLNRPVMTGVPARR